In Pseudofrankia saprophytica, one genomic interval encodes:
- the treS gene encoding maltose alpha-D-glucosyltransferase gives MTGDGEAGAGPETGAEPLLGDRLSSDPLWYKRAVFYEVLIRGFADSNGDGTGDIRGLISKLDYLQWLGVDCLWLLPIYESPLKDGGYDISDYFQILPEFGDLGDFVELVDQAHRRGIRIIADLVMNHTSDQHPWFQASRADPAGPYGDFYVWSDTDDRYPDARIIFVDTEKSNWTWDPVRGQYYWHRFFAHQPDLNFDNPDVQDAMLEVLRFWLDLGIDGFRLDAVPYLYVRDGTNGENLPETHDYLRRVRKEIDAKYADRVMLAEANQWPSDVVQYFGNDDECHMAFHFPLMPRIFMAVRRESRYPISEILAQTPAIPPNCQWGIFLRNHDELTLEMVTDEERDYMYTEYAKDPRMKANIGIRRRLAPLLDNSRDQMELFTSLLLSLPGSPVIYYGDEIGMGDNIYLGDRDGVRTPMQWSPDRNGGFSKADPARLYLPPIMDPVYGYQGLNVEAGQRLSTSFLAWTKRMIEVRKRHHVFGLGGFEELAASNPSVFAYVRTLGDDRVLCVANLSRFAQPVELDLRRFEGMVPVELLGRVHFPPIGELPYLLTLPGHGHYWFALTAAGEFTP, from the coding sequence GTGACTGGCGACGGGGAGGCGGGGGCCGGCCCGGAGACCGGCGCCGAGCCGCTGCTCGGCGACCGGCTTTCGAGCGACCCCCTCTGGTACAAGCGGGCGGTCTTCTACGAGGTGCTGATCCGGGGCTTCGCCGACTCCAACGGCGACGGCACCGGTGACATCCGCGGGCTCATCAGCAAGCTGGACTATCTGCAGTGGCTCGGCGTCGACTGCCTCTGGCTGCTGCCCATCTACGAGTCGCCCCTGAAGGACGGCGGCTACGACATCTCCGACTACTTCCAGATCCTGCCGGAGTTCGGAGACCTCGGGGACTTCGTCGAGCTGGTCGACCAGGCGCACAGGCGGGGCATCCGGATCATCGCCGACCTGGTGATGAACCACACGTCCGACCAGCACCCCTGGTTCCAGGCGTCGCGGGCGGACCCGGCGGGCCCTTACGGCGACTTCTACGTCTGGTCGGACACCGACGACCGGTACCCGGACGCCCGGATCATCTTCGTCGACACGGAGAAGTCCAACTGGACGTGGGACCCGGTGCGCGGCCAGTACTACTGGCACCGGTTCTTCGCCCACCAGCCGGACCTGAACTTCGACAACCCCGACGTCCAGGACGCCATGCTGGAGGTCCTGCGCTTCTGGCTGGACCTGGGGATCGACGGGTTCCGCCTCGACGCGGTGCCCTACCTGTACGTGCGGGACGGGACGAACGGCGAGAACCTGCCGGAGACCCACGACTACCTGCGCCGGGTCCGCAAGGAGATCGACGCCAAGTACGCGGACCGGGTCATGCTCGCCGAGGCGAACCAGTGGCCGTCGGACGTCGTGCAGTACTTCGGCAACGACGACGAGTGCCACATGGCGTTCCACTTCCCGCTGATGCCGCGCATCTTCATGGCGGTGCGCCGCGAGTCGCGCTACCCGATCTCCGAGATCCTCGCGCAGACGCCGGCGATCCCGCCGAACTGCCAGTGGGGCATCTTCCTGCGCAACCACGACGAGCTCACCCTGGAGATGGTGACCGACGAAGAGCGCGACTACATGTACACCGAGTACGCGAAGGACCCGCGTATGAAGGCGAACATCGGCATTCGCCGTCGGCTCGCCCCGCTGCTGGACAACAGCCGCGACCAGATGGAGCTGTTCACCTCGCTGCTGCTCTCGCTGCCCGGCTCCCCGGTGATCTACTACGGCGACGAGATCGGCATGGGCGACAACATCTACCTGGGCGACCGGGACGGTGTGCGTACCCCGATGCAGTGGTCGCCGGACCGCAATGGCGGCTTTTCGAAGGCCGACCCGGCGCGGCTTTACCTCCCACCGATCATGGACCCGGTCTACGGCTACCAGGGCCTCAACGTCGAGGCGGGGCAGCGGCTGTCCACGTCGTTCCTGGCCTGGACGAAGCGGATGATCGAGGTGCGCAAGCGGCACCATGTCTTCGGCCTCGGCGGCTTCGAGGAACTGGCCGCGTCGAACCCGTCCGTGTTCGCCTATGTGCGCACCCTCGGCGACGACCGGGTGCTGTGCGTCGCGAACCTCTCCCGGTTCGCCCAGCCGGTCGAGCTGGACCTGCGGAGATTCGAGGGAATGGTCCCGGTGGAGCTGCTCGGCCGCGTGCATTTCCCGCCGATCGGCGAGCTTCCCTACCTGCTCACCCTGCCCGGCCACGGCCACTACTGGTTCGCGCTCACGGCGGCCGGGGAATTCACCCCCTGA
- a CDS encoding maltotransferase domain-containing protein, whose amino-acid sequence MIGRSVGRVVISDVTPAVSCGRWPSRAVIGETITVGATVFREGHDLIGVNAVLSGPDGLGAPFTRMRLVAAGTDRYEADLTVTAQGLWGFRIEAWADPVATWVHGIELKVGAGQTTDELAVDFEDGARLLLRALPGVPESDRAAVARAAAALRDDSVDDPYARIDPACDPELTDLLARYPMRELVTRSPLHRVWVDRERALYGSWYELFPRSEGASLDPPRSGTFRSAAERLPAVAEMGFDVVYLPPIHPIGEVNRKGPNNTLVPGPDDPGSPWAIGSEHGGHDAVHPDLGTLEDFDEFVARARSLGMEVALDLALQCAPDHPWAKRHPEWFTVRSDGSIAYAENPPKKYQDIYPLNFDMDPAGIYQEILRVVRHWTAHGVRIFRVDNPHTKPVEFWEWLIREVKATEPDVLFLAEAFTRPAMMQTLAKVGFTQSYTYFTWRNAKWELEEYARELVEGAYYMRPNFFVNTPDILSEYLQHGGPAAFKIRAALAATLSPTWGVYAGYELYERVPVRPGSEEYLDSEKYQYRPRDWAGAERAGASLAPYLRRLNAVRRAHPALHWLSNLHLHHADGDEIIVYSKRSGTGPDADVVLVVVNLDPHAARETTVRLDMPALGLEWWDTFDVRDEITGATYTWGRENYVRLDPFVEPAHVLTLARRS is encoded by the coding sequence ATGATCGGACGTTCAGTAGGCCGGGTCGTCATCTCCGACGTCACCCCGGCCGTCTCGTGTGGCCGTTGGCCCTCGCGCGCGGTGATCGGCGAAACCATCACCGTAGGCGCTACCGTGTTTCGGGAAGGTCACGACCTCATCGGGGTGAACGCGGTGCTGTCCGGCCCAGACGGGCTCGGCGCACCGTTCACTCGGATGCGGCTCGTCGCGGCCGGAACCGATCGTTATGAAGCCGATCTCACCGTCACCGCGCAGGGGCTGTGGGGCTTCCGGATCGAGGCGTGGGCAGATCCCGTCGCGACCTGGGTGCACGGCATCGAGCTGAAAGTGGGTGCCGGGCAGACCACCGACGAGCTCGCCGTCGACTTCGAGGACGGTGCGCGCCTGCTGCTGCGCGCGCTGCCCGGAGTACCCGAAAGCGACCGGGCGGCTGTCGCGCGCGCCGCCGCGGCGCTGCGGGACGACTCCGTCGACGACCCCTATGCACGTATCGACCCGGCGTGTGACCCGGAGCTCACCGACCTGCTGGCCCGCTACCCGATGCGGGAGCTGGTGACCCGCTCGCCGCTGCACCGGGTCTGGGTGGACCGCGAGCGCGCGCTCTATGGGAGCTGGTACGAGCTCTTCCCCCGGTCTGAGGGCGCCTCGCTGGACCCGCCCCGCTCGGGCACCTTCCGCAGCGCGGCGGAGCGGCTGCCCGCGGTCGCCGAGATGGGCTTCGACGTGGTCTACCTGCCGCCGATCCACCCGATCGGCGAGGTGAACCGCAAGGGTCCGAACAACACCCTCGTCCCCGGGCCGGACGACCCGGGCTCGCCCTGGGCGATCGGCAGCGAGCACGGCGGCCACGACGCCGTGCACCCCGACCTGGGGACGCTCGAGGACTTCGACGAGTTCGTCGCGCGGGCCCGCTCGCTGGGCATGGAGGTGGCGCTCGACCTGGCGCTCCAGTGCGCTCCCGACCACCCGTGGGCCAAACGGCACCCGGAATGGTTCACGGTGCGCTCCGACGGTTCGATCGCGTACGCCGAGAACCCGCCGAAGAAGTACCAGGACATATATCCGCTTAACTTCGACATGGATCCGGCGGGTATCTACCAGGAGATTCTGCGGGTGGTCCGGCACTGGACCGCGCATGGTGTGCGTATATTCCGGGTGGACAACCCGCACACGAAGCCGGTGGAGTTCTGGGAGTGGCTCATACGCGAGGTGAAGGCGACGGAGCCGGACGTGCTCTTCCTCGCCGAGGCCTTCACCCGGCCGGCGATGATGCAGACGCTGGCGAAGGTGGGATTCACCCAGTCGTACACCTATTTCACCTGGCGCAATGCGAAGTGGGAGCTCGAGGAGTACGCCCGCGAACTCGTCGAGGGCGCGTACTACATGCGGCCCAACTTCTTCGTGAACACCCCGGACATCCTGAGCGAGTACCTGCAGCACGGCGGCCCGGCGGCGTTCAAAATCCGCGCGGCGCTGGCGGCGACCCTCTCCCCCACCTGGGGCGTGTACGCCGGGTACGAGCTCTACGAGCGCGTGCCGGTACGGCCGGGCAGCGAGGAGTACCTCGACTCGGAGAAGTACCAGTACCGCCCGCGCGACTGGGCCGGCGCCGAACGCGCCGGGGCGTCGCTCGCGCCTTACCTGCGCAGGCTCAACGCCGTCCGGCGTGCCCACCCGGCGCTGCACTGGCTGAGCAACCTGCATCTCCACCATGCGGACGGCGACGAGATCATCGTGTACTCGAAACGATCCGGGACCGGACCGGACGCCGACGTCGTGCTAGTCGTCGTCAACCTCGACCCGCATGCTGCCCGGGAGACGACCGTGCGACTTGACATGCCCGCCCTCGGCCTCGAGTGGTGGGACACCTTCGACGTCCGGGACGAGATCACCGGTGCCACCTACACGTGGGGCAGGGAGAACTACGTCAGGCTCGACCCGTTCGTCGAGCCGGCACATGTGCTGACGCTGGCGCGACGCTCGTGA
- a CDS encoding TerD family protein, translating into MGVSLSKGGNVSLSKEAPGLTSMIVGLGWDARTTTGSDFDLDASAIACRADGRVLSDQYFIFFNNLKSPDGAIEHQGDNLTGEGEGDDEQVKVNLANLPAEIDKIVFPVSIYDAEARQQSFGQVRNAFIRIVNDLGGAEIARYDLSEDASTETAMIFGEVYRHGSDWKFRAVGQGYATGLRGIAQDYGVNV; encoded by the coding sequence GTGGGAGTCAGCCTCAGCAAGGGTGGCAACGTCTCGTTGTCGAAGGAGGCGCCTGGTCTCACGAGCATGATCGTCGGCCTCGGCTGGGACGCTCGGACGACGACCGGGAGCGACTTCGACCTGGACGCGAGCGCGATCGCCTGCCGCGCCGACGGCCGGGTGCTCTCCGACCAGTACTTCATCTTCTTCAACAACCTGAAGAGCCCGGACGGCGCGATCGAGCACCAGGGCGACAACCTCACCGGCGAGGGTGAGGGTGACGACGAGCAGGTGAAGGTGAACCTCGCCAACCTGCCGGCGGAAATCGACAAGATTGTCTTCCCGGTGTCGATCTACGACGCCGAGGCGCGTCAGCAGAGCTTCGGCCAGGTGCGCAACGCCTTCATCCGGATCGTCAACGACCTCGGCGGTGCCGAGATCGCTCGCTACGACCTGTCCGAGGACGCGTCGACCGAGACCGCCATGATCTTCGGTGAGGTCTACCGGCACGGCAGCGACTGGAAGTTCCGCGCGGTCGGCCAGGGCTACGCGACCGGCCTGCGCGGCATCGCGCAGGACTACGGCGTCAACGTCTGA
- a CDS encoding DUF475 domain-containing protein gives MHILRIFGWSFAITAVVIAAAGVLGGWHAAAIVAILAVLEISLSFDNAVINATILGRMSPVWQRLFLTVGVLIAVFGMRLIFPIVVVALTAHLGPIQVIDLAVNSDKVSDGFTYAGHLHNAHPAIAAFGGIFLFMIFLDFMFDPEREVQWLRWIEEPLRKAGQLDVIPVVLGLVALLVVGEAFSDGHTEQVLVAGLAGLATYLGVRGLGEFFEAQGIGAEEEDGDAEPGAVAATGAPRGGVVQATGKAAFFLFLYLEVLDASFSFDGVVGAFAISQNIFIIAAGLGIGAMYIRSLTVYLVRQGTLSEYVFLEHGAHYAIGALAVILAVSIETEVPEIVTGLIGVAFIGIALLSSMRHRNANRDEGDEAGEQEAPEPVGAKS, from the coding sequence GTGCACATCTTGCGGATCTTCGGCTGGTCCTTCGCGATAACCGCCGTGGTCATCGCGGCGGCCGGAGTGCTCGGCGGCTGGCACGCCGCCGCGATCGTGGCGATCCTCGCGGTCCTGGAGATCAGCCTGTCGTTCGACAACGCGGTGATCAACGCGACCATCCTGGGCCGGATGAGCCCCGTCTGGCAGCGGCTCTTCCTTACCGTGGGTGTGCTCATCGCCGTCTTCGGGATGCGGCTGATCTTCCCGATCGTCGTGGTCGCGCTCACCGCGCATCTTGGGCCGATACAGGTCATCGACCTGGCGGTCAACTCGGACAAGGTGAGTGACGGGTTCACCTATGCCGGCCATCTGCACAACGCCCACCCGGCGATCGCGGCCTTCGGCGGCATCTTCCTTTTCATGATCTTCCTGGACTTCATGTTCGACCCCGAGCGCGAGGTCCAGTGGCTGCGCTGGATCGAGGAGCCGCTGCGCAAGGCCGGCCAGCTCGACGTCATTCCCGTGGTGCTCGGGCTGGTCGCGCTGCTCGTCGTCGGCGAGGCGTTCTCCGACGGCCATACCGAGCAGGTCCTCGTCGCCGGGCTCGCGGGCCTCGCGACCTATCTGGGTGTGCGCGGCCTTGGTGAGTTCTTCGAGGCGCAGGGGATCGGGGCCGAGGAGGAGGACGGCGACGCGGAGCCGGGCGCTGTCGCGGCCACCGGTGCCCCGCGCGGCGGCGTGGTCCAGGCGACGGGGAAGGCGGCCTTCTTCCTCTTCCTCTACCTCGAGGTCCTGGACGCGTCGTTCTCGTTCGACGGCGTCGTCGGCGCGTTCGCCATCTCGCAGAACATCTTCATCATCGCCGCCGGCCTGGGCATCGGCGCGATGTACATCCGGTCGCTCACCGTCTACCTGGTGCGGCAGGGAACGCTGTCGGAGTACGTGTTCCTGGAGCACGGTGCTCACTACGCGATCGGCGCGCTCGCCGTCATTCTCGCCGTGTCGATCGAGACCGAGGTTCCCGAGATCGTCACCGGGCTGATCGGTGTCGCCTTCATCGGTATCGCCCTGCTGTCGTCGATGCGACACCGCAACGCGAACCGTGACGAAGGCGACGAGGCTGGCGAGCAGGAGGCGCCGGAACCGGTCGGCGCCAAGTCCTGA